The stretch of DNA CCTCTTTGGCTCCACTGTTGTCCGCGACTTGTAGAATGGTTTGTTGCTGAATCATATTATTTCTTAGATGGTTTTTCAGTTGAAGGCTTTTCTACCGTCCATCGTTTTAGACGAGAGAGGGGACGAGTTTCATAGATGGTGACTTTGTCCTCAACATTGAATTCTTCTTTTTCGTCGTGCACATGGAACTTTTCGGCCACGCTGTACCGTTTTTTGTACTTGGGATCCTGTTTGGAGGTTTCCACTTTTACAACGATGCTTTTGGCACCTGACTTGGAGCTGACGATTCCTTCTTTAGTTCGCATAGAAATTTAGTTAGGCTGATTGTTGAGAGTTTGAATCTGTGAGCGCTGTTTGGCCCATTGTTTAACGAGATGACTTTGCTTCTCTTTACCTGTACGAATGTTCAGGTTGAGCTGCGCCAATTCTTTATCACTTGCGACCATGAGTTTGCTGCGATCAGCGGAGCTCATTTTGCGAAGTTCTTCGAGGCTGTAAATTTTAGTGTCGCTCATATTATTGATTGATTGAAACAAATCGTGTTTTAACGGGAAGTTTGTGACCGGCCATGATGAGGGCCTCTCGAGCTACTTTTTCATCCACTCCATCCATCTCAAACAGCATTGTTCCCGGCTTCACCAGTGTGGTGTATCGGTCCACGGACCCCTTTCCGGATCCCATTGGAGTCTCTGCTGCTTTCAGGGTGATTGGCTTGTGGGGGAA from Candidatus Gracilibacteria bacterium encodes:
- the rpsQ gene encoding 30S ribosomal protein S17, with the protein product MRTKEGIVSSKSGAKSIVVKVETSKQDPKYKKRYSVAEKFHVHDEKEEFNVEDKVTIYETRPLSRLKRWTVEKPSTEKPSKK
- the rpmC gene encoding 50S ribosomal protein L29, coding for MSDTKIYSLEELRKMSSADRSKLMVASDKELAQLNLNIRTGKEKQSHLVKQWAKQRSQIQTLNNQPN
- the rplP gene encoding 50S ribosomal protein L16, producing the protein MLLPKRAKYRKWQRLRGSFSGTAKGGCTLAFGSYGLKSLEISEVSSRQIEAARRVLAHHVQRTGKIWIRVFPHKPITLKAAETPMGSGKGSVDRYTTLVKPGTMLFEMDGVDEKVAREALIMAGHKLPVKTRFVSINQ